The following proteins are encoded in a genomic region of Pseudodesulfovibrio mercurii:
- a CDS encoding F0F1 ATP synthase subunit gamma — translation MASLRDVQNQIAGVKKTKQITKAMNMVASAKLRNAQERIERFRPYANKFYEMLGDLAAGADESVHPLLEVREEVKTVGIMVATSDRGLCGAFNINIINTAKRLAREKAAEGKTVKVWCIGKKARDAFRKLDFEIVRAEADSMTTFDFTLAASVGNELIAGYISGDLDEVHVCFGEFVSMAKQPPVDLMVLPMAAQEKNEAESAATGDYLYEPSVEGLLAELLPRFIKVQVYRGLLDTSASEHAARMAAMDNATKACDELTNTLTLLYNKTRQAAITNDLMDIVGGVEALKG, via the coding sequence ATGGCTTCGTTAAGAGACGTCCAGAACCAGATTGCTGGCGTCAAGAAAACCAAGCAGATCACCAAGGCCATGAACATGGTGGCCTCGGCAAAACTGCGCAACGCCCAGGAGCGTATCGAACGCTTCCGTCCGTATGCGAACAAGTTTTACGAGATGCTCGGGGACTTGGCGGCCGGTGCAGACGAATCGGTGCATCCGCTGCTGGAGGTCCGTGAAGAGGTGAAAACCGTGGGTATCATGGTGGCCACTTCCGACCGCGGCCTGTGCGGCGCCTTCAATATCAACATCATCAACACGGCCAAAAGGCTGGCTCGTGAAAAGGCCGCCGAGGGCAAGACCGTCAAGGTCTGGTGCATCGGCAAGAAGGCGCGCGACGCCTTCCGCAAGCTCGATTTCGAGATCGTGCGCGCCGAGGCCGATTCCATGACCACCTTCGACTTCACCCTGGCGGCCAGCGTCGGCAACGAGCTCATCGCCGGGTACATCTCGGGCGACCTGGACGAGGTCCACGTCTGCTTCGGCGAGTTCGTGAGCATGGCCAAACAGCCGCCCGTCGATCTCATGGTCCTGCCCATGGCGGCCCAGGAGAAAAACGAGGCGGAGTCCGCCGCCACCGGCGACTATCTGTACGAACCGTCCGTGGAGGGCCTGTTGGCCGAACTCCTGCCTCGGTTCATCAAAGTCCAGGTCTACCGCGGTCTGCTGGATACTTCGGCATCCGAGCACGCGGCCCGCATGGCGGCCATGGACAACGCCACCAAGGCGTGTGACGAGCTGACTAATACCCTGACCTTGCTTTACAACAAGACGAGGCAGGCCGCCATCACCAACGACCTTATGGACATTGTCGGCGGCGTGGAAGCGCTGAAAGGATAA
- the atpD gene encoding F0F1 ATP synthase subunit beta, whose amino-acid sequence MANTGKIVQVIGAVVDVEFAEGNLPNILSALEIKNPNNTDAPDLVCEVAQHLGNNVVRTIAMDATEGLVRGMAAVDTESPITVPVGTGSLGRIMNVVGKPVDELGEVPCEKRLPIHRAAPAFTEQSTKVELLETGIKVVDLLIPFPKGGKMGLFGGAGVGKTVILMEMINNIAKQHGGISVFAGVGERTREGNDLYHEMKEAGVLEKAALVYGQMNEPPGARARVALTALTCAEYFRDEEGQDVLLFIDNIFRFTQAGSEVSALLGRMPSAVGYQPTLGTDLGGLQERITSTNKGSITSVQAVYVPADDLTDPAPATTFAHLDGTLVLSRQIAELGIYPAVDPLDSTSRILSPDVLGAEHYNTAREVQSVLQKYKDLQDIIAILGMDELSDDDKLTVARARRVQRFLSQPFHVAEVFTGVPGVYVKTEETVKAFRDILDGKYDDLPEQAFYMCGPIEEAIEKAKQ is encoded by the coding sequence ATGGCTAATACTGGTAAAATCGTACAGGTAATCGGCGCCGTTGTAGACGTCGAATTTGCCGAAGGGAATCTTCCCAACATTCTGTCCGCGTTGGAGATCAAAAATCCCAACAATACCGACGCGCCGGACCTGGTCTGCGAAGTCGCCCAGCACCTGGGCAACAACGTGGTCCGCACCATCGCCATGGACGCCACCGAGGGTCTGGTCCGCGGCATGGCCGCCGTGGACACCGAGTCGCCGATCACCGTTCCGGTCGGCACCGGTTCCCTGGGACGCATCATGAACGTCGTCGGCAAGCCCGTTGACGAACTGGGTGAGGTGCCCTGCGAAAAGCGGCTGCCCATCCACCGTGCGGCCCCCGCCTTCACCGAGCAGTCCACCAAGGTTGAACTGCTCGAGACCGGCATCAAGGTCGTCGACCTGCTCATCCCGTTCCCCAAGGGCGGCAAGATGGGCCTGTTCGGCGGCGCCGGCGTCGGCAAGACCGTTATCCTCATGGAGATGATCAACAACATCGCCAAGCAGCACGGCGGCATCTCCGTGTTCGCCGGTGTTGGTGAGCGCACCCGTGAGGGCAACGACCTCTACCACGAAATGAAGGAAGCCGGCGTTCTGGAGAAAGCCGCGTTGGTCTACGGTCAGATGAACGAGCCTCCGGGAGCCCGTGCCCGCGTCGCCCTGACCGCCCTGACCTGTGCGGAATACTTCCGTGACGAGGAAGGCCAGGACGTGCTGCTCTTCATCGACAACATCTTCCGGTTCACCCAGGCCGGTTCCGAGGTGTCCGCACTGCTCGGCCGCATGCCTTCGGCGGTTGGTTACCAGCCCACCCTGGGCACCGACCTCGGCGGCCTGCAGGAGCGCATCACCTCCACCAACAAGGGTTCGATCACCTCGGTCCAGGCCGTCTACGTGCCCGCCGATGACTTGACCGACCCCGCGCCGGCCACCACCTTCGCGCACCTTGACGGTACGCTGGTTCTGTCCCGTCAGATCGCCGAGCTGGGCATCTACCCCGCCGTTGATCCGCTCGACTCCACCTCGCGCATCCTGTCGCCCGACGTCCTGGGCGCGGAGCACTACAACACCGCCCGCGAAGTCCAGTCCGTGCTCCAGAAGTACAAGGACCTCCAGGACATCATCGCCATTCTCGGTATGGACGAACTGTCCGACGACGACAAGCTGACCGTCGCCCGCGCCCGCCGCGTGCAGCGCTTCCTGTCGCAGCCGTTCCACGTGGCCGAGGTCTTCACCGGCGTGCCCGGCGTGTACGTCAAGACCGAGGAAACCGTGAAGGCGTTCCGCGACATCCTGGACGGCAAGTACGACGACCTGCCCGAACAGGCCTTCTACATGTGCGGCCCCATCGAGGAAGCCATCGAAAAGGCCAAGCAGTAA